Part of the Candidatus Atribacteria bacterium ADurb.Bin276 genome, CATTTATTTTGTAACGGCAAATATTTAACCGGCTTCGAAAAACGAAGCCTCAGGATGACATAATTTTTTACGTTCCTGTATTTTCAGAATATATCAAGAAATTAATAATTGGAAGGAAAGGAGATTTATTTATGAACATTGAAGAACTTTCGGTTAAAACCATACGTATGCTGGCTTTGGATACCATTCAAAAAGCCAATTCTGGTCATCCTGGTCTGCCTTTAGGAGCAGCTCCTATGGCCTATGCTATATTTAAAAAATTTCTCTCTATCAATCCCAAAAATCCTTGCTGGGTGAATCGGGATCGTTTCGTTCTTTCCGCAGGTCATGGTTCAGCACTTTTATATGCAATGCTTTATTTATCGGGATTTGAAAAAATGACCCTGGAGGAGTTGAAAAACTTTCGCCAATGGGAGAGCAAAACTCCTGGACATCCGGAATATGACTTGGAGTGTGGGGTAGAAATCACCACTGGACCTTTGGGACAAGGTTTTGCCACCGGGGTAGGGATGGCTATTGCGGAAAGTCATTTAGCTGCAACATACAATCGCCCTAGTTTTAACCTGGTTGACCACTATGTCTATGCTATCGTGAGTGATGGTGACCTCATGGAGGGAGTTGCTGCCGAAGCAGCTTCATTGGCAGGTCATCTGCAATTAGGGAAACTCATTTACCTCTACGATAATAACCATATTAGCTTGGCATCGGAAACAGGGCTTCATTATTCCGAGGATGTTAGAAAAAGATTTGAAGCCTATAATTGGCAAGTGTTAGAAGTTAAAGATGGTAATGATTTGGCTGCAATCGAAAAAGCCATCCAGGAGGCCAAAGCTGATAGTACCCATCCGAGCTTAATAATGGTCACCACTCATATCGGCTATGGAAGTCCAAAACAAGATAGTTTTGAGGTTCATGGTTCTCCCTTAAAGTCTGAGGAAGTGGTTGCTACTAAGAAGTTTTATAACTGGCCGGAAGAAAATCCCTTTTTTATACCCGAGGATGTCTTAAATCATATGAGAGAAACCGTCAATAAAGGATCTCAGGCAGAAAAGGAATGGAATGCTTTATTTGCTGAATATACCAAAAAGTATCCGGCTGAAGCCGAAGAACTTGAAAAAAGAATGAAAGGAATCCTTCCCGAGAATTGGGCACAGGACATTCCTTCTTATCCCCCAGAAACCAAAAACATTGCCACTCGCAGTGTTGGAGGGGAAGTAATGAATGCTATTGCTAAAAATTGCCCAGCTTTGATGGGTGGTTCAGCTGACTTGGATCCTTCTACCAACACTGTTCTTAAGGGAAAAGGAACCTTCCATCCACCAGTTCCTGAAGCAGAAAAAATGCAGGGAGTCGTGGCTGGTCCTTTTGGTTACTCTGGAAGAAACATAATGTTTGGTATTCGGGAGCATGCCATGGGAAGCATTCTTAACGGAATGGCACTTCATGGCGGTATTATTCCTTATGGTGCTACTTTCCTTACCTTTTCCGACTATATGCGACCGGCTATCCGTCTGGCAGCGCTTTCCAACCTCCATGTTATCTATGTATTTACCCACGACTCAATCGGTCTCGGTGAAGATGGACCAACCCATCAACCAGTAGAACATATCAGCAGCTTAAGAACAGTTCCTAACTTAATGGTTATCCGTCCCGCTGATGCCAACGAAACCGCTCAAGCCTGGAAAATAGCGGTTGGTGCCAAAAGTCCGGTGGCTTTAATTTTCTCCCGCCAGAAACTACCGGTGATCGATCAAACCAAGTACACATCAGCTGAAAGGGTCGCTCGAGGAGCTTATGTTCTTGCTGATTGTGATTCTTCAACTCCTGATCTTATTTTGATTGCATCCGGTTCTGAGGTTGGACTTGCTTTAAAAGCTTACGAAAAAATGACAGCTGAGGGAACCAAAGTTCGAGTGGTCAGTATGCCATCCTGGGAACTTTTTGAGCAGCAATCGGAGGAATACCGTCATCAAGTGCTCCCGCTATCGGTTAAGAAACGGATTTCAATTGAAGCTGGAGTTCCAATTGGATGGGAAAGATATGTTGGGACGCAGGGAATTGTTATTGGAGTGAATCGATTTGGTGCATCGGCTCCTGGTGAGCTGGTCATGGAGAAATTTGGTTTCTCAGTAGAAAATATTATTCAGAAAGCCAAAAGTTTATAATCTTTTAAGCGGTATGAACTGTAGGCATGGGGAATCAATAAAAGAGCTTACCCCATGCCTCTTTTTTTATTTTAAGGAATTTTTATAAGAAGTCATCATCCGGCTAAAAAAGTCTTTATATTTTTGCTGATAAGCTGAGGTTGGAGCCCAATATATAACAGCATTACCTAAATTGCTCTCGTAAAGCGAATATACCCAGGTTTCGATACACATTGTCATCTCGGTTCCTTGGAAATTTCCCTGTAGTTCATAACGAGCAATTGTTTCGCTCGCCCCATAGGAAGCTACCGCTTGGTTGGTGATATTTTGCTCGTCCTTATTGATAACTCGAATATTAGAAACAGTTGAGGAAAGCATTTGGACAATGGCGGCAACATAATCGGTGGCATTGGAATATCTCACGTAACTAATGATGTAAAGCCTAAAAGATACTAAACCACTGGCATCCTCATTCAAACTAACCATCCGATTGAAACTATCAGGAATAACCTGCCAGTTTTCCGGATATTCGATTTGGCCTCTTCCCACCTGATCCATGGTACCGACTATGTCTTTAAGATTATATTTTTTCCAGACTGCAGGGATTGGTTGTCCTTGATTTTGAGTTTGGTTGGGGTCAAGGATCTGAATTTGGCCAGGTTGAGGTGTACTTGGAATGGGAAGGGTCGGTTGCTGAGTGGGAGTTGCCGGTTGGCTTTGGGAGAAATCAAGAGTCGGGAGCTGGCCGGGAGTTTGACCGGTAGAAGGGGTAGGTTGGCCAACACCAGGAAGATTGAGAATATTTCCACTATTTTGGGCCAATCCCAATCCAGAAATCCAAGTTATCATGAAAGCAATAAAGATGACAAATCTTAATCTTTTCATATAATGGACTCCTCCTTTAGAGATGTTTTACTTTCTTCTGAAAATCCAGTAATGAATGAAGTATTATCAATGACACTTAAAATTTTCCCTTATTTCTTAATTTTCACTTCAGTAATAGCTGGCATGATCCAGGATTGGGCAGATTGATATTCTTCGGATGGGACGATTATAAGAAGGAGTACACCGGTTCCTGGATAGATTGCGGTCAGCAGAGCATAGTTTTTCTGATTTCGAGAATAAGTATAGGCTTTAACTATAGCATTATCATCTCCGACCTTGACTGCTACTTCCCATTGAAATGGTTGGCCGGCAACAATCTGGTTGACTTGCCCTTGAATATCAACCTCAGGTGGGTAATCAAACAAATATAGCTCACCATTGTTTGGGGTTGAATAGCGGGTTCCATATTGAATATCCTGTAAAAAGTTTATTCCGTTTGGTGGTGTAAAGATCAACTGTAATGTTTCATCGAAAGGTGTTATGTCCTGGTTGGTAGTATATAAAGGAAAATTCAAACCTTGAGTGAAGGTTTGAGGGGTTTGGTCCCCTAAAGTTGGTACTTTTTCTTTTAAAAACTTTGAAACTTCATTGATAGTAATGTTTCCATCTCGATTATAATCAGCATTGGAGGTAAATCCATAAAGCTTGCTGGCTGATTTTTGATCTGAATCGAGCATAATATCACCACTCAGGGCATAGAGAAGTGAAAAAGTAAAGTACCCAGCTTTCACTATAACTGATTCGTAAGCACTTTCAGTTGCTGAGGATGCAGCTAATACTGCTACTCCAACATTTCGATAAAGGTCCCTAACTGCTTGTTCTTGACCTAAAAGACCCTGTTGATAAATGCCGACTGCAGCACCTGAGTGACAAGTATCTAAAATGATGGCCTGTTTTCTGGCTTTGACTCGATAGAAAAAATCAGAAATGAGATTTGAGGTAACCATATCTTGATCGAGTTGATAAATTGATCGAGGCACAACAAAAACATTTGCCGGTAAAGCATAAAAGAAGGGGGGATCCCAACCTTCTTGACGGGAACTGCCATGACCACCCCAAAAAAATATTACCACATCCTCTTCTTGGGCTTGGTTAATAATGGTGTTCATCGCTTCCACTACCCGAGAACGGGTAGCATCCTCATTCACAAGGAGGGTTGGAATAACTTCCCGGTAAAGTAATCCCTGTTGAGTCACTAATGTTGCCACAAAGGTTTGAGCGTCATATCGAGGTGCAAAGAGATCATTTACCTGTGGGTCGTCATACTCACTCACCCCAACTGCCAGGATATATAATTTAGGAAGGAGCTTTTCTTTTTTACAGTGAACCTGGATTTCAGTCGGATTGGATTCGGTATGTTCTTGGTTTAAGGCTTTGATTTTAATCTGATTGTCGCCTGGTAAAAGTTTCAAATTGACTGTTTGGGCTATTTTTTCCTGGTTCAGGTTTTCGGTTATCCGGTTGAAAAGTTTTCCGTTCAGATAGATTAAAATTTCTTCGATTCCACCACCCTGATCGGTTATTTCAAAGGTAACAGCTGCAGTATCTCCATCAAAGGTTTGTTGGTTTTGAGGCGATAAAATTTTAACCAGGGGAGGTTTTTTGATGGATTCTATTTGTACCCGAGGATGGATTTGTTCTTCCTCAATGATTTCTTGATCGGTCATAGTTTTTTCTATGATTTGTTGAATAAGATAAGGACGATAGAATTCCTCAAAAAAACGGGAAGCCGGATAAAATTCAGCTGCACTATCCTTTCCCTGGTTGAGATGCCATCCAATAAGCTCATCCGCTCCTTCACTGGCATCGAAATATCCTTGGGGAGTCCAGATCGTCCACTGATTTTGATCGGGGAGCAAAAAAGCACCAAATAATTCACGCCCATCTTTTAAACGATACCAGTGGAGTGTACCATCCCCGTAAGCAGCGACTGCTTTTAATCCATCATGAGATATATTGACTCCCCAACAGGCTCCAGGAGTGCGAAAATGCCATAATTCTTGTCCATTTCGATCCAAACAGCGGAGATACCATTCAGTTCCCAGAACTACCCATTGGCCATCAGGGGAAATAGCCAAGCTTCGACATCTTTCATTAGGTTTGAGGACAGCTGTTTTCCCATTAATACGGGGTGAATATTCGTTCCACCAACCGGTAACGATGAGGCCAGGTGACTGGGTGAGCGGAGAGTAAGAATCGGTCATTGGTTGGCTGACATCGAGAAAGCGGCGTTCTAAAATTGAGAAGCGAAAGGGTTTAGATGATTGATTAGGCAAAATTTCAACGGTTTTTCCATTTGAACTGAGGGAAAAGT contains:
- the tkt gene encoding Transketolase, with product MNIEELSVKTIRMLALDTIQKANSGHPGLPLGAAPMAYAIFKKFLSINPKNPCWVNRDRFVLSAGHGSALLYAMLYLSGFEKMTLEELKNFRQWESKTPGHPEYDLECGVEITTGPLGQGFATGVGMAIAESHLAATYNRPSFNLVDHYVYAIVSDGDLMEGVAAEAASLAGHLQLGKLIYLYDNNHISLASETGLHYSEDVRKRFEAYNWQVLEVKDGNDLAAIEKAIQEAKADSTHPSLIMVTTHIGYGSPKQDSFEVHGSPLKSEEVVATKKFYNWPEENPFFIPEDVLNHMRETVNKGSQAEKEWNALFAEYTKKYPAEAEELEKRMKGILPENWAQDIPSYPPETKNIATRSVGGEVMNAIAKNCPALMGGSADLDPSTNTVLKGKGTFHPPVPEAEKMQGVVAGPFGYSGRNIMFGIREHAMGSILNGMALHGGIIPYGATFLTFSDYMRPAIRLAALSNLHVIYVFTHDSIGLGEDGPTHQPVEHISSLRTVPNLMVIRPADANETAQAWKIAVGAKSPVALIFSRQKLPVIDQTKYTSAERVARGAYVLADCDSSTPDLILIASGSEVGLALKAYEKMTAEGTKVRVVSMPSWELFEQQSEEYRHQVLPLSVKKRISIEAGVPIGWERYVGTQGIVIGVNRFGASAPGELVMEKFGFSVENIIQKAKSL
- a CDS encoding lipoprotein NlpI, which produces MFHRLISVLTILLVLSISLSIYANEAQDFFDLGQSFYEQGKYQEAIDAFENALDLQPDWALVYSKLGQIYLQAGETDQAIQFFQESICLEPNSDIFHANLAIAYLINNDLESAQKEYSILKNLDPEIAREIAKKLFSEPPEKPIFQINADMHIAAINSVAIDREWSRFIVTGSDDKTIRIWEQETGRLLKIIRPPIGDGIDGQISSVALSPDGETIACGSVAGVWEETEVMMFFDRESGILLGTMTGLPASITQIQYSPDGKFLAALGAEGSGLRIYNTEDNSLASKDLDYGEEDALGLDWNKNNQIITTSLDGTIRLYQIDQEGKINLEKKLVLSGSNRPHTVAFSPEGNQVAVGFFDSPRVDVYSIPDLAHLFSPDCSQIDNGNLPLVAWSRDGESLYLYAGGRFHLQNQVSLVRWSDAGRGLAVAIPVAGNTLMTLTTVDFSGLVYASNDPAWGKLDASGKQKFHHQSPLLDFRAAVENFSLSSNGKTVEILPNQSSKPFRFSILERRFLDVSQPMTDSYSPLTQSPGLIVTGWWNEYSPRINGKTAVLKPNERCRSLAISPDGQWVVLGTEWYLRCLDRNGQELWHFRTPGACWGVNISHDGLKAVAAYGDGTLHWYRLKDGRELFGAFLLPDQNQWTIWTPQGYFDASEGADELIGWHLNQGKDSAAEFYPASRFFEEFYRPYLIQQIIEKTMTDQEIIEEEQIHPRVQIESIKKPPLVKILSPQNQQTFDGDTAAVTFEITDQGGGIEEILIYLNGKLFNRITENLNQEKIAQTVNLKLLPGDNQIKIKALNQEHTESNPTEIQVHCKKEKLLPKLYILAVGVSEYDDPQVNDLFAPRYDAQTFVATLVTQQGLLYREVIPTLLVNEDATRSRVVEAMNTIINQAQEEDVVIFFWGGHGSSRQEGWDPPFFYALPANVFVVPRSIYQLDQDMVTSNLISDFFYRVKARKQAIILDTCHSGAAVGIYQQGLLGQEQAVRDLYRNVGVAVLAASSATESAYESVIVKAGYFTFSLLYALSGDIMLDSDQKSASKLYGFTSNADYNRDGNITINEVSKFLKEKVPTLGDQTPQTFTQGLNFPLYTTNQDITPFDETLQLIFTPPNGINFLQDIQYGTRYSTPNNGELYLFDYPPEVDIQGQVNQIVAGQPFQWEVAVKVGDDNAIVKAYTYSRNQKNYALLTAIYPGTGVLLLIIVPSEEYQSAQSWIMPAITEVKIKK